In one Micromonospora polyrhachis genomic region, the following are encoded:
- a CDS encoding glycosyltransferase family 2 protein, with protein MTPPAVSLIVVSYQTRELILRALSMLRASRPTVSYEVIVVDNASTDGSADAVAGAFPDVRVVRLAHNVGFARAVNVGAARATGHWLLLLNPDTEPVGDVLGELVRFARAHPAHRIYAGRTLHVDGTDDGRSVFALPSLWAYVCFATGLSTVFRRSPLTNPEELPGLDRTTGGPVPAASGCLLLIERAFFTELGGLAPDFFMYSEDIDFCARATEHGASPALVPSAQVRHVGGASSTSVGKRVMVLRGKTTYLRLRWSRPRAALGRALLATGIAIRALGARLTGRAGYWRGVWAQRRNWLPGWPPVSQLPPVGIVAGKPDVGIVAGKPDGEIPTVPSGADLAPGPPAKTS; from the coding sequence ATGACCCCGCCGGCGGTGAGCCTGATCGTCGTCTCGTACCAGACCCGGGAGTTGATCCTGCGGGCGCTGTCGATGCTGCGGGCGTCCCGTCCGACCGTGTCGTACGAGGTGATCGTCGTCGACAACGCATCCACCGACGGTTCGGCCGATGCCGTGGCCGGCGCGTTCCCCGATGTCCGGGTGGTCCGGCTGGCCCACAACGTCGGTTTCGCGCGGGCGGTCAACGTGGGCGCGGCGCGGGCCACCGGGCACTGGCTGCTGCTCCTCAACCCGGACACCGAGCCGGTCGGGGACGTACTCGGCGAGCTGGTGAGGTTCGCCCGTGCCCATCCGGCACATCGGATCTACGCCGGCCGGACGCTGCACGTTGACGGTACGGACGACGGACGGTCGGTCTTCGCCCTGCCGTCGCTCTGGGCGTACGTCTGCTTCGCTACCGGACTGTCCACAGTGTTTCGTCGTTCCCCGCTCACCAACCCGGAGGAGCTGCCCGGACTGGACCGCACGACCGGCGGCCCGGTACCGGCCGCATCCGGTTGCCTGCTGCTCATCGAACGGGCGTTCTTCACCGAACTCGGTGGCCTCGCCCCGGACTTCTTCATGTACAGCGAGGACATCGACTTCTGCGCCCGCGCCACAGAGCATGGCGCGAGCCCGGCCCTGGTGCCGTCCGCCCAGGTACGACACGTCGGCGGGGCGTCGTCGACAAGCGTCGGCAAGCGGGTCATGGTGCTACGCGGCAAGACGACCTACCTACGGCTTCGTTGGTCTCGGCCCCGGGCCGCGCTGGGTCGGGCGCTGTTGGCCACCGGAATCGCCATTCGCGCGCTGGGCGCCCGGCTCACCGGTCGGGCCGGTTACTGGCGGGGCGTGTGGGCGCAACGGCGGAACTGGCTACCCGGCTGGCCGCCGGTATCCCAACTGCCGCCCGTGGGCATCGTCGCAGGCAAGCCGGACGTGGGAATCGTCGCAGGCAAGCCGGACGGGGAGATCCCGACGGTCCCGTCGGGCGCAGATCTCGCGCCCGGACCGCCGGCGAAGACGTCGTGA
- a CDS encoding glycosyltransferase family 2 protein, whose amino-acid sequence MVTPAGGAGRASAGGAGMASAGKSDATSLGGPGRASDGEVDRTSVRRADGGPISVVVPAHNEEAVLGSCLRRLLEDAKPGEFEVVVVPNGCTDGTASVARSFAGVTVVELPASSKATALNAGDQTATGFPRIYLDADIQLGTADARALAAALRPPGVDTPSGGSSPGEAGDHPTPLAVAPRRVVVTTGRPLLVRAYYAINRRLPVFRDALIGRGVIAVSRAGRERFERFPETFADDLYLDSIYQVGERVEVASAGAASESPMRTRDLLRRLARVRAGNAALRTMDSRAHPSRGGSWLVHVVLPRPWLLPAAACYVALTLLAEASARRTPAGTTWGRDESSRTMAGGGTR is encoded by the coding sequence ATGGTGACCCCGGCCGGCGGGGCGGGCAGGGCTTCGGCCGGCGGGGCGGGCATGGCTTCGGCCGGCAAGTCGGACGCGACCTCGCTCGGTGGACCGGGCCGGGCTTCGGACGGCGAGGTGGACAGGACTTCGGTCCGCAGGGCGGACGGCGGGCCGATCAGTGTGGTCGTCCCGGCACACAACGAGGAAGCGGTGCTCGGCTCGTGCCTACGCCGGCTCCTTGAGGATGCCAAGCCGGGCGAGTTCGAGGTCGTCGTGGTCCCCAACGGCTGCACCGACGGCACCGCGTCGGTGGCCCGTTCCTTCGCCGGGGTCACCGTGGTCGAACTACCCGCGTCGTCCAAGGCCACCGCACTGAACGCGGGCGATCAAACGGCCACCGGATTTCCGCGGATCTACCTCGACGCCGACATCCAGTTGGGCACCGCCGATGCACGGGCACTCGCGGCGGCACTCCGGCCGCCGGGTGTCGACACGCCATCCGGAGGATCCTCGCCGGGGGAAGCCGGCGACCACCCCACCCCGCTCGCCGTGGCCCCGCGCCGGGTGGTGGTCACCACCGGCCGGCCCTTGCTGGTACGCGCCTACTACGCCATCAACCGCCGGCTGCCGGTCTTTCGAGACGCCCTGATCGGCCGAGGGGTGATCGCGGTGTCCCGGGCCGGGCGGGAGCGGTTCGAGCGGTTCCCGGAGACCTTCGCCGACGACCTCTACCTCGACTCGATCTACCAGGTGGGTGAGCGGGTCGAGGTCGCCTCGGCCGGGGCAGCCTCGGAGAGTCCGATGCGGACCCGCGACCTGCTGCGCCGACTGGCCCGAGTCCGAGCCGGCAACGCGGCACTACGCACCATGGACAGCCGGGCACACCCCAGTCGGGGCGGCTCCTGGCTGGTCCACGTGGTGCTACCCCGCCCGTGGCTGCTACCGGCCGCTGCCTGCTATGTGGCGCTGACCCTGCTGGCCGAGGCATCGGCCCGACGGACGCCGGCCGGGACGACATGGGGGCGGGACGAGTCGAGCCGGACGATGGCCGGCGGGGGCACCCGATGA
- a CDS encoding glycosyltransferase family 2 protein, whose product MTGIDILMITYDRPEYVRLSLPHLLTTCPPDARVWLWHNGTDQPTLDAVEEYLDHPRVHRFHHSSVNAGLNAPTNWLWQESTGDLLSKVDDDCLPENGWLEKLRQAHDDVPGFGVVGTWRFPDEDADETLIAAKLADYPGGHQLLRNHWVQGSGYLLKREMVRQTGQLGDDDSFSTWCLRAARHGWINGWYHPFLREDHMDDPRSPRTIYRTDADFMARRPLSARRTGVTTIAEWTEQMRHSARVVQAASLDLREYRGWRLRRRTAARRIRLALTGRAPW is encoded by the coding sequence GTGACCGGGATCGACATTCTCATGATCACCTACGACCGGCCGGAGTACGTCCGGCTCTCCCTGCCTCACCTGCTCACCACCTGCCCGCCGGACGCCCGGGTCTGGTTGTGGCACAACGGCACTGACCAACCCACGCTCGACGCGGTCGAGGAATACCTGGACCACCCCCGGGTCCACCGCTTCCACCACAGTTCGGTCAACGCCGGGCTGAACGCACCGACGAACTGGTTGTGGCAGGAGTCGACCGGCGACCTGCTGAGCAAGGTCGACGACGACTGCCTGCCGGAGAACGGCTGGCTGGAGAAACTCCGGCAGGCCCACGACGACGTGCCCGGGTTCGGGGTCGTCGGCACCTGGCGGTTCCCCGACGAGGACGCCGACGAGACGCTGATCGCGGCGAAGCTGGCCGACTATCCGGGCGGGCACCAACTGTTACGCAACCACTGGGTCCAGGGCAGCGGCTACCTACTCAAACGCGAGATGGTACGACAGACCGGCCAGCTCGGCGACGACGACTCGTTCAGCACCTGGTGCCTGCGGGCTGCCCGGCACGGCTGGATCAACGGGTGGTACCACCCGTTCCTGCGCGAGGACCACATGGACGACCCGCGCAGTCCACGCACGATCTACCGTACCGATGCCGACTTCATGGCCCGTCGACCGTTGTCCGCCCGCCGGACCGGCGTCACCACCATCGCCGAGTGGACCGAACAGATGCGCCACTCGGCCCGGGTCGTCCAGGCCGCCTCGCTGGACCTGCGCGAATACCGGGGCTGGCGGCTGCGTCGCCGTACCGCCGCCCGCCGGATCCGGCTCGCCCTGACCGGGCGGGCCCCATGGTGA
- a CDS encoding O-antigen ligase family protein — protein MPTYLSTRRSVTVYDGITPAVHHFPDATAGLVIAVMLAYLLPSRLIFPPLSDLGKPGIMLGFGLLVWWGLSRLHPALVTRGRQPMRWAIAIYLVTIGTSYIAAQSRGMPGLESNGLHRAVLMAFAGAGVLLAAADGVLTRKRIDHVLRWVSWGATVMALFALSQFILRIDLTNYLKLPPVLMFQRDLIGFDNRGGGGLVRVAGTAGHYIEFSVLMVIGLIVSIHYARFSSSRRNRQIYGTLAIIQAGVIPISLSRTGVLALAAAILLFVLIWPLRTTFNVLVIGFFLTAMIQVVRPGLLATLRALIFAGENDPSVRGRLEDYEFVAPYISERLWFGRGLGTWLPELYQLLDNQWLVTLVSTGVVGVAGLALLFLLGVVVAGRVRRFALRPRDRDLAAVLAVSLGVAAVTAFTFDALYFSTYFLTVHLLLGLAGALWRVTRAERVNQSEAP, from the coding sequence GTGCCGACCTATCTCTCCACCCGGAGATCAGTCACCGTCTACGACGGGATAACCCCCGCCGTACACCATTTTCCCGACGCGACCGCCGGCCTCGTCATCGCGGTCATGCTGGCCTACCTGCTGCCGTCCCGGCTGATCTTCCCGCCCCTGAGCGACCTCGGTAAGCCGGGCATCATGCTCGGCTTCGGGCTGCTCGTCTGGTGGGGGTTGAGCCGCCTGCACCCGGCACTGGTCACCAGGGGCCGTCAGCCGATGCGCTGGGCTATCGCGATCTACCTGGTCACCATCGGTACGTCGTACATCGCGGCGCAGTCGCGGGGCATGCCCGGCCTGGAGTCCAACGGCCTGCACCGCGCGGTACTCATGGCGTTCGCCGGAGCCGGCGTGCTGCTCGCCGCCGCCGACGGGGTGCTCACCCGAAAGCGGATCGACCACGTCCTGCGCTGGGTCTCCTGGGGCGCCACCGTCATGGCGCTCTTCGCCCTGAGCCAGTTCATCCTCCGAATCGACCTGACAAACTACCTCAAGCTGCCTCCGGTGCTGATGTTCCAGCGGGACCTCATCGGCTTCGACAACCGCGGTGGGGGTGGCCTCGTCCGGGTCGCCGGGACGGCTGGCCACTACATCGAGTTCAGCGTGCTGATGGTGATCGGTCTCATCGTCTCCATCCACTACGCCAGGTTCTCGTCCAGCCGGCGTAACCGGCAGATCTACGGCACCCTGGCGATCATCCAGGCGGGGGTCATCCCGATCTCGCTCTCCCGCACCGGGGTGCTGGCGCTGGCCGCCGCCATCCTGCTGTTCGTCCTGATCTGGCCGCTGCGCACGACCTTCAACGTACTCGTGATCGGTTTCTTCCTCACCGCGATGATCCAGGTCGTCCGGCCGGGGCTACTCGCCACCCTGCGGGCACTGATCTTCGCCGGCGAGAACGACCCCAGCGTGCGGGGTCGGCTGGAGGACTACGAGTTCGTCGCGCCCTACATCAGCGAGCGGCTCTGGTTCGGCCGAGGGCTCGGCACCTGGCTGCCGGAGCTATACCAACTGCTCGACAACCAGTGGCTGGTCACCCTGGTCAGCACCGGGGTGGTCGGCGTGGCCGGGCTCGCCCTGCTGTTCCTGCTCGGCGTCGTGGTCGCCGGTCGGGTCCGCCGGTTCGCGCTGCGCCCCCGCGACCGGGACCTGGCCGCCGTCCTGGCGGTGTCGCTCGGCGTCGCCGCCGTCACCGCCTTCACCTTCGACGCCCTCTACTTCTCGACCTATTTCCTCACCGTGCATCTCCTGCTCGGGCTCGCCGGCGCGTTGTGGCGGGTGACCCGGGCGGAGCGAGTCAACCAGAGCGAGGCGCCGTGA
- a CDS encoding glycosyltransferase family 4 protein, protein MVDRSPHIVIVVVNLPVERDRRVIRECQALEAAGYRVSVICPRGPDRPRLVPGTRTSRIHSFPQPLAGSGLLSFAAEFTWALTAVTARLVGIMARDRVDAVQACNPPDIFWIPGLLMRLLGRPFVFDHHDLSPELYECKTGRPNPVVLRILRLLEKASWRSASAVVSTNESYRDLAISRGGCDPDRVVVVRNGPTIAEVDATGIDFGPTDDRDWTSGPTSPGAPGVPSSPQRAGRTKRIVYLGVINPQDHVEVAVLAAERLVALRGADDWQLSIAGDGDCLPELRRLAAERGLADVVRFTGWLDAAEVDTLLRSATLAIQPDAPTRMAELSTMAKTVEYVARGVPVVAVDLLETRRTAGSAASYLPTGGPDEFAKALDQLLDDAPARNAMRVAGRRRFVERLAWDHQVRSYIRLWNQLLPRHEAGHRSVAYSDDVDAASPLSGRSH, encoded by the coding sequence ATGGTCGACCGATCCCCGCACATTGTCATCGTGGTGGTCAATCTGCCCGTCGAGCGGGACCGCCGGGTGATCCGAGAGTGCCAGGCACTGGAGGCGGCCGGCTACCGGGTCAGCGTCATCTGCCCCCGTGGACCAGACCGGCCACGGCTGGTCCCCGGCACCAGGACCAGCCGGATCCATTCCTTTCCCCAGCCACTCGCCGGATCCGGACTACTCTCCTTCGCCGCCGAGTTCACCTGGGCGCTGACCGCGGTCACCGCACGACTGGTCGGCATCATGGCGCGCGACCGGGTCGACGCCGTACAGGCCTGCAACCCGCCGGACATCTTCTGGATACCGGGTCTCCTGATGCGGCTGCTGGGCCGCCCGTTCGTCTTCGACCACCACGACCTGAGCCCGGAACTGTACGAGTGCAAGACCGGGCGCCCAAATCCGGTGGTGCTGCGTATCCTGCGCCTGCTGGAGAAGGCATCCTGGCGAAGCGCCTCAGCCGTCGTCTCCACCAACGAGTCGTACCGGGACCTGGCGATCAGCCGGGGCGGCTGCGATCCGGACCGGGTCGTGGTGGTCCGCAACGGTCCAACCATCGCGGAGGTTGACGCCACCGGAATCGACTTCGGGCCGACCGACGACCGAGACTGGACCAGCGGGCCGACATCGCCCGGAGCTCCGGGCGTGCCCAGTAGCCCTCAGCGGGCCGGTCGGACCAAGCGGATCGTCTACCTCGGTGTGATCAACCCGCAGGACCACGTCGAGGTCGCCGTCCTCGCCGCCGAGCGACTCGTCGCACTACGCGGCGCGGACGACTGGCAACTGTCGATCGCCGGAGACGGGGACTGCCTGCCGGAGCTTCGTCGACTCGCCGCCGAGCGCGGTCTCGCCGACGTCGTGCGGTTCACCGGATGGTTGGACGCCGCCGAGGTCGACACGCTGCTGCGGTCCGCGACGCTGGCAATCCAACCGGACGCGCCAACCAGAATGGCCGAGCTGTCCACAATGGCGAAGACCGTGGAATACGTCGCTCGGGGCGTACCGGTCGTCGCGGTCGACCTGCTGGAGACCCGACGTACCGCGGGATCGGCCGCCAGCTACCTGCCGACCGGGGGACCCGACGAGTTCGCCAAGGCGCTCGACCAGTTGCTCGACGACGCACCGGCCCGGAACGCGATGCGAGTGGCAGGTCGCCGCCGCTTCGTCGAGCGACTCGCCTGGGACCACCAGGTCCGGTCGTACATCCGACTGTGGAACCAATTGCTCCCACGACACGAGGCTGGTCACCGTTCGGTCGCGTACAGTGACGACGTTGATGCCGCGTCCCCGCTCTCGGGCCGGTCCCACTAA
- a CDS encoding PQQ-dependent sugar dehydrogenase: protein MRLRRAFRLFFTVALLVTIVVPLRVPAAAAVTLPNGFQEQVVFSGLQQPTNIEFAPDGRVFVAEKSGRIKIFEDLADNSPTLFADLSRNVHNQWDRGLLGLALPPDFPATPWVYVLYTYDAPPGQTAPVWNDVCGDANNGRCVVTGRLSRLRASGNVMTGDEQVLIHDWCQQYPSHSIGDLGFGADGMLYVSAGDGASFSATDYGQLGNPVNPCGDPPGGAMTPPTAQGGALRSQDVRTTGDPTGLDGAVLRLDPATGAAAPGNPLAGSADVNARRIVGYGLRNPYRLAIRPGTNEVWLGDVGWNAWEEVDRLVDPTAAPTNFGWPCYEGAGRMSSYDNANLNLCEALYSGAGQTTPYYTYHHSAEVVPGENCAQGGDAVSGLAFYPGSGGTYPAAYAGALFFADNSRGCIWAMRPSSPGGLPAPGNIEAFGQAAASPVDLAIGPGAELYYVDLAGGTVRRIRYYPGNQPPVAQIEATPTSGPAPLTVDFDGTASTDADPADVGRLTYRWDFTSDGTVDATTPTARFTYPANGHYTATLTVTDTLGVTATATVEIQPGNSAPSAVVDTPTSQTRWRVGDRLTFSGHATDPQQGTVPPSGLSWRLSMRHCESVDNCHTHPLQEWRGVTTGSFVAPDHEYPSHLELELTATDEEGLTDTVVRRLDPATVELDFATDPPGLRLSVGPSTAVTPFSRTVIVGSTNTVSAPSPQSADGLTHTFANWSDGGAGTHVVIAPATSTTYTATYTSAPGCADAAGYTCATTTARPFVPADQTVLPLTGDDAATRVDLPFGFPLYGQTHTAAWVSTNGFLSFVEPEGPSAVNTTVPSVDRPNAALYPFWDDLVVRDDSSIRTALVGTGAEQRLVVEWRNIGLYGSTSARITFAVVLAPDGEVTFHYADLNTKGRERGDSATVAIEDGTGAVALSYSTDQPNLRNGTAVIFTPPRGTP from the coding sequence ATGCGCCTTCGCCGTGCGTTCCGGCTCTTTTTCACAGTCGCTCTGCTCGTCACTATCGTCGTACCGCTGCGGGTTCCGGCAGCGGCTGCGGTGACCCTGCCCAACGGTTTCCAGGAACAGGTCGTCTTCAGTGGTCTCCAGCAGCCGACAAACATCGAGTTCGCGCCGGACGGGCGGGTGTTCGTCGCGGAGAAGAGCGGTCGGATAAAGATCTTCGAAGATCTTGCCGACAACAGCCCGACGCTCTTCGCCGACCTCTCCCGCAACGTGCACAACCAGTGGGACCGGGGACTGCTCGGGCTGGCCCTGCCTCCCGACTTTCCCGCCACGCCCTGGGTCTACGTGCTCTACACCTACGACGCCCCGCCCGGTCAGACCGCCCCGGTCTGGAACGACGTCTGCGGGGACGCCAACAACGGCCGATGCGTCGTGACCGGGCGACTCTCCCGGCTCCGGGCCAGCGGCAACGTCATGACCGGCGACGAGCAGGTCCTGATCCACGACTGGTGCCAGCAGTACCCCAGCCACTCCATCGGTGACCTCGGTTTCGGAGCGGACGGCATGCTCTACGTCAGCGCGGGCGACGGGGCCAGCTTCAGCGCCACCGACTACGGGCAACTCGGCAACCCGGTCAACCCGTGTGGTGACCCGCCCGGTGGCGCGATGACCCCACCGACCGCCCAGGGTGGCGCACTGCGCTCCCAGGACGTACGCACCACCGGCGATCCGACCGGACTGGATGGTGCCGTGTTGCGCCTCGACCCGGCCACCGGTGCCGCCGCGCCGGGCAACCCGCTGGCCGGCTCCGCCGACGTCAACGCCCGCCGGATCGTCGGGTACGGCCTGCGCAACCCGTACCGGCTGGCCATCCGGCCGGGCACCAACGAGGTGTGGCTGGGGGACGTCGGGTGGAACGCCTGGGAGGAGGTCGACCGGCTGGTCGATCCGACCGCCGCCCCCACCAACTTCGGCTGGCCCTGCTATGAAGGCGCGGGCCGGATGTCCAGTTACGACAACGCCAACCTGAACCTCTGCGAGGCCCTCTACAGCGGGGCCGGCCAGACGACTCCGTACTACACGTACCACCACAGCGCCGAGGTGGTGCCCGGGGAGAACTGCGCCCAGGGCGGTGACGCGGTATCCGGGCTCGCCTTCTATCCCGGCTCGGGTGGCACCTATCCAGCGGCGTACGCGGGGGCGTTGTTCTTCGCCGACAACTCGCGGGGCTGCATCTGGGCGATGCGGCCGAGCAGCCCCGGTGGCCTGCCCGCCCCGGGCAACATCGAGGCGTTCGGACAGGCCGCGGCGAGCCCGGTCGACCTCGCCATCGGCCCCGGTGCCGAGCTCTACTACGTCGACCTCGCCGGCGGCACGGTCCGCCGGATCCGCTACTACCCGGGCAACCAGCCGCCGGTGGCCCAGATCGAGGCCACACCCACCAGCGGACCCGCCCCGCTCACCGTCGACTTCGACGGCACCGCCTCCACCGACGCCGATCCGGCAGATGTCGGCCGGCTGACCTACCGCTGGGACTTCACCAGCGACGGTACGGTCGACGCGACCACGCCCACCGCCCGGTTCACCTATCCGGCCAACGGCCACTACACCGCGACGCTGACCGTCACCGACACGCTCGGTGTCACCGCTACGGCGACGGTCGAGATCCAACCGGGCAACAGCGCGCCCAGCGCGGTGGTGGACACGCCGACCAGCCAGACCCGGTGGCGGGTGGGGGACCGGTTGACCTTCTCCGGGCACGCCACCGACCCACAGCAGGGAACGGTGCCGCCGTCCGGCCTGTCCTGGCGGCTGAGCATGCGGCACTGCGAGTCGGTGGACAACTGCCACACCCACCCGCTCCAGGAGTGGCGGGGAGTGACGACCGGCTCGTTCGTCGCGCCGGACCACGAGTATCCGTCCCATCTGGAGCTGGAGCTCACCGCCACCGATGAGGAAGGGCTCACCGACACGGTGGTCCGCCGGTTGGACCCGGCGACGGTGGAACTCGACTTCGCCACCGATCCACCCGGCCTCCGGCTCAGCGTCGGGCCGTCGACGGCGGTCACCCCGTTCAGTCGTACGGTGATCGTCGGCTCGACCAACACGGTCAGTGCGCCGAGTCCGCAGAGCGCCGACGGTCTCACCCACACCTTCGCCAACTGGTCCGATGGCGGTGCCGGCACGCACGTGGTGATCGCCCCGGCGACGTCGACGACGTATACGGCGACCTACACCAGTGCCCCGGGTTGTGCCGACGCCGCCGGCTACACCTGTGCGACGACCACCGCCCGGCCGTTCGTGCCGGCGGACCAGACGGTGCTACCGCTGACCGGGGACGACGCCGCGACCCGGGTCGACCTGCCGTTCGGCTTCCCGCTGTACGGGCAGACCCACACCGCGGCCTGGGTCTCCACCAACGGGTTCCTCTCCTTCGTCGAACCGGAGGGGCCGTCCGCGGTCAACACGACGGTGCCGAGCGTCGACCGACCGAACGCGGCGCTCTACCCGTTCTGGGACGACCTGGTGGTACGGGACGACTCCAGTATCCGGACCGCACTGGTCGGTACGGGAGCGGAGCAGCGGCTCGTGGTGGAGTGGCGCAACATCGGCCTCTACGGCTCCACCTCGGCGCGGATCACCTTCGCGGTGGTGCTGGCCCCGGACGGCGAGGTGACCTTCCACTACGCCGACCTGAACACCAAGGGGCGGGAACGGGGTGACTCGGCGACGGTGGCGATCGAGGACGGCACCGGTGCGGTGGCGTTGAGCTACTCGACCGACCAGCCCAACCTCCGCAACGGCACCGCCGTGATCTTCACTCCACCACGGGGTACGCCGTAG